A portion of the Chromobacterium sp. IIBBL 290-4 genome contains these proteins:
- a CDS encoding class I SAM-dependent rRNA methyltransferase encodes MSTLTELLSRAAASRAELIARLAAEDTNCYRLFHGSVEGVPGLTIDRYGEQILAQTFHQPLQEAELAEIRAFYQAALPELALVYNDRSDANSRVRNALPLAEQAVAEQDVAIRENGVAFHYQARHKGQDPWLFLDLRAARRRVMQLAEGKSVLNLFSYTCGVGVVAAKAGASFVLNVDFAESSLSVGRANAKLNQLASRPRCLHSDVFAAVRQLSGIGQPDRVRGKRMPPFPKLEARQFDLVFLDPPRYSKSPFGVVDLVNDYQALFKPALLATASGGMLICCNNVAEVDGEAWLESLKRSAAKAGREVRSAEWIEVDADFPSADGKHPLKVVLLSV; translated from the coding sequence ATGTCCACCCTGACCGAACTACTCAGCCGCGCCGCAGCATCCCGCGCCGAGCTGATCGCGCGCCTAGCCGCCGAAGACACCAACTGTTACCGCCTGTTCCACGGCAGTGTGGAGGGCGTGCCTGGCCTCACCATCGACCGCTACGGCGAGCAGATCCTGGCGCAAACCTTCCATCAGCCGCTGCAAGAGGCCGAGCTGGCGGAAATCCGCGCCTTCTATCAGGCCGCCTTGCCTGAGCTCGCGCTGGTGTACAACGATCGCAGCGACGCGAACTCCCGCGTCCGCAACGCCTTGCCGCTGGCTGAGCAGGCGGTGGCCGAGCAGGATGTCGCCATCCGCGAAAACGGCGTGGCCTTTCATTACCAGGCTCGCCACAAGGGGCAGGACCCCTGGTTGTTCCTCGACCTGCGCGCCGCGCGCCGCCGCGTGATGCAGCTGGCCGAAGGCAAGAGCGTGCTCAATCTGTTCTCCTATACCTGCGGCGTGGGCGTGGTGGCGGCCAAGGCCGGCGCCAGCTTCGTGCTGAATGTCGATTTCGCCGAATCCAGCCTCAGCGTCGGTCGCGCCAACGCCAAGCTGAACCAACTGGCCAGCCGCCCGCGCTGCCTGCATAGCGATGTGTTCGCTGCTGTGCGCCAGCTGTCCGGCATCGGCCAGCCCGACCGCGTGCGCGGCAAGCGCATGCCTCCCTTCCCCAAGCTGGAGGCGCGCCAGTTCGATCTGGTGTTCCTGGACCCGCCGCGGTATTCCAAGAGCCCCTTCGGCGTGGTGGACCTGGTCAACGACTATCAAGCGCTGTTCAAGCCGGCTTTGCTGGCCACCGCGTCGGGCGGCATGCTGATTTGTTGCAATAATGTTGCAGAAGTGGACGGCGAGGCCTGGCTGGAATCGCTGAAGCGCAGCGCCGCGAAAGCGGGCCGCGAGGTGCGTTCGGCGGAGTGGATCGAGGTCGACGCAGACTTCCCCAGCGCCGATGGAAAACACCCGCTGAAGGTGGTTCTGCTTAGTGTTTGA